TAGTTTCAAACCCTTTATAAGTAAAGTCCGAGGCAATGTTGTTAAAACGTTGCTGATATTCTTTGTCAATCATTCGGACATTATTTGTATCAGGGTTAACATATTCAGGTGCAATGATTGTTACATGCCCTCCTTCCAACTGACTAAACCCTAGTTGTTCAAATGTCAACCAATCATCAGGTACATATACGGGTGCCAACGCTTTTAATGACTGTAAGGCACTCAGTACATTCATGGAAGGAATTTCTTTTGTAGTACTGATAATTACATGTGCAGATGTACTGTCAAGTGCAACACCCAATGTGTCCATAGCCAAAGGAGTGAAGCTTTCTTGTGCAACCGTAAAGCCATCAGCATAATCATACTCTTGGAATACTTGAACGACACCACCCAACGACTCAAATTCATCTTTGTAAGCTTCAGCTAAAGCTTTTTCCTTTGTTGAAGCCCCATAAATGATATAGGCTTTTGCAGTGTCCTGCTGGCTATGTAAATACCTTGCAAGTTGTTTGCCTTGCGTATTGTAAGAAGCGGCAGTAAGGTATGATTGCTCTGAATCTTCCAGCACACGAGGGTGCATAGAAATAGGGTTAACCATTGGAGTACCCGTACTGTCAGCGTATCTTTTTACGATTGGAAGCATATCCCCATAAAGCGGTCCAATAATCAGGTCAATGTTTGCCATCACTGGAGAAGCCAATAATTGCTCTACGACAGCAGAATCTCTTTTTGTATCGTAGGCAAACAGCTCAATTTTGATACCTTCCTTAGTCAACTGTTCTTGACCGAGTTTGATACCTTGGTAGATGTTATAGACAAACTCGTTCTTTATTGATAAGGAAGTAGGATCAACTTTGTCTTCATAAAAAGGCATCATAACCCCAATATTGTAGACGTCCTTGATTCCAGCATTCATGACCTTTGTATAAGCTTCTTTTTGGTCGCCACCATATTGAGCAATCAGCTTTGTAGTTTGGGCTTCATCCCTTTTGTCCTTTGGTGTATGCAATGCTTTAGCCAAGAGACCTTTTCCTATTCTTTCTTGTTTTGGGAATTGGCTATACAGTTTTTGCATATCCTCATAGCTCAACTTTGCCCAAATACTTTTTTCAGAGGTTTTCGTAGCGTCATCCAGTTTCTTTGATGGAACGGAAGCCATAATCGTTGCGGCTGTCAGGAAGTCACCTTTATCAGCCAACATACCAGCTAGAGATACTTTGACCTCATTGATATTTTCCCAGTCTCCGTGTTCTGATACCAAATGCTCCAATGTATTGATCGCTTCATCCTCGTGGTTTGAGTTGAAACAAGCTGTCGCATAAAGGTAATGGCAGTATTCAACCAACAGGTTCTTTGGGTTGTCCTGATTGATGCTTTCTAGTACGATTCGTGCTTGTGCATACTTCTTCTGGTCAACCAGCTGCTTACCGTATTCATATTTCTTGCGAATGTCGGCTGCTGATTGTGCATTCAGGTTTCCCAGAATACCGAGAAGCGCCAGCCAAACCAAAAAGTATTTACTCATCATTATTTTATATTAGTCAGTTCTAGTAATAATCTAATTTATAGGCGGTAAAAATATCAAATAAAAACCACAGTAACCAATTAGAGCGGGTGTCGATGGTAGCCAATGTTATCTGATAACAAGAAAAAATATCATCGCATTTCTCGTGCCACTCAAATGATGTTGGGAGGAAAGGGAAAAATAATTTTTTTAGTCCATTATGGGATAGTTGAATTGTTAATACCTAAATACTCTTTTGCTACCTACTGAAAGTAATGAGAATAGCAATTAAGCGATGCGTTAGCTTATTATTTTAGATGTTTGAACTTTATCTCTATAACCGTTTTTAGGTGCACTTTTTTATGGTTTTAGATCAATGTTATTGATGAGGTATTGATTTTGTAAATTATCAAGAAAGTAGAGTGTTAGTAAAGGTAGTGCTTTTTTATAAGTGATAGTATGGTTGGGTTTTATTGCTTGTGTTGATAATGATGAGGTCTTGTAGTATTTGTTAAATTTGATTATGAGTGTTTTGTGTGTGGTTTTTTAGTCAAGTATGCCTGTCAGGTATGTTGATTTATTTGAAGGTTTGAGAATGTAGAGGTTAGTTTTGATTTTTTAAATGGAATTTTTTTGACTAATAGGAGTATTTTGAGATTTTAGTATTTGTAAATTCTAATTCATTATTAAATCAAATGTAACTTTTTAATTAAAGAACACATGTCAAATTACTTTTTTAGAATAATTAGTATTGCTACTCTACTAATGACTTCTCAACTGATTTTTGCCCAAAAACTAGTAGAAAAGGTTGAGTCAGGAGAAAATGACTGGACAATTCCTTACCAAAAATATGTTTTGGATAATGGCTTGACAGTAATTCTTCATCAAGATTTATCAGACCCATTAGTTCATGTTGATGTGACCTACCACGTAGGCTCTGCCAGAGAAGAATTAAACAAATCTGGATTTGCGCACTTCTTTGAACATATGATGTTTCAAGGTTCGGAGAATGTAGCGGATGAAGAGCACTTCAAAGTTGTAACTGCCTCTGGAGGTACACTGAACGGTACAACAAATAGAGACAGAACAAACTATTTTGAGACAGTTCCTAGTAACCAGCTGGAGACCATGCTGTGGCTGGAAGCAGACAGGATGGGTTATTTTCTGGATGCTGTGACACAGGAGAAATTTGAAGTTCAAAGGGCTACTGTAAAAAATGAAAAGCAGCAGAATTATGACAACCGTCCTTACGGTATGTTCAGAGAGAAAAATGCAGAAGCACTTTATCCATACGGACACCCCTATTCTTGGTTGACAATTGGACTTTTGGAAGACTTGGATAGAGTAGATGTGGCTGACTTGAAGAAGTTTTTCCTGAGATGGTACGGTCCCAACAATGCTACCTTGACTATTGGAGGTAATATAGATGTTAAGCAAACTTTAGCATGGGTTAATAAGTACTTTGGAAAAATTCCTGTCGGACCTGAGGTTGAAGACATGAAGTTGGAAGCGCCTGTTTTGGATAAAGACCGTTATGTGTCTTATGTAGATAACAATATCCGTTTTCCAGCCCTTCTATTTACTTACCCTACAGTTCCTGAGTTCCATAAGGATGAAGCCGCTCTTGAGTGTTTGGCTGATATTATTGGTCAAGGTCAGGATTCTTATTTCTACAAGAAATTTGTTTTGACTCAAAAGGCGATTCAGGCTTCTATTTTTAACCCTACTTCTGAGTTGGCGGGTGAGTTTACAATGTTTGTCCTTCCTTACCCAGGAACTTCATTAAGTGACTTTGAAGGAATGATGAGAGAGGCATTAGTAGAGTTTGAGCAGGAAGGCGTTTCAGATGAGGACCTGCAAAAGTTCAAAGCCAAAAAAGAAGCTGGAGCATTAAGAACATTAGAATCAGTTAGAGGTAAAGTATCTAGCCTTGCGCACTTTGAAACATTCTTGGATAACCCTAACTATTTCCCAGAGTCATTGAAGAGTTATCAGGAATTGACCAAGGAAGATGTGATCAGGGTATACAACAAGTATATCAAAGGTCAGTATGCAGTTATTCAGAGTGTGTTGCCTAAAGGAATGGAAAATATGGCAGCTAAACCTGACAACTATCAAGTGGACAAGACTGTTAAAAACACATTTCCGACTACAGACTATGCTAAGGTGGCAGAAAGAAAGTCGCCTAAAGATGACTTTGACAGAAGTGTAAAACCAAGTCCAGGAGCAAACCCAACAATAGAAGTACCTCAATTGTGGAAAGAGACATTTGCGAACGGCATCAAGATCATTGGAACTGAAAATAAGGAGACTCCATCCGTTACATTGAGATTGTACATTGAAGGTGGACATCTTTTAGAAAAAGACAATCTGGATAAGGCCGGTATTGCATCTCTGACAGCTTCATTGATGGGTGAAGGGACAGAAAACTACTCTGCAGCTGAGTTTGAAAATGAGTTGGAAAAACTGGGAAGCTCGATTTCAGTTGGAAGTGGTCAGTCAGGCACTTATATCAGTGTAAACACATTGACGAAGCATATAGACAGAACACTGGAGTTATTAGAAGAAAGGCTCTTCAGACCTAAGTTTACAGAGGAAGACTTAGCTAGAGTAAAGAAACAGACTCTGGAAAGTATCAAGGCGAGTAAAAAACAGCCAGTGCCGATTGCAAACAGTGTATTTAACACAGTATTGTATGGTAAAGGTAATGTACTGGCAATATCATCTGAGGGTACAGAAGCATCTGTCGAGGCACTTACCTTGGAGGATGTCAATCAGTTCTATAAAGAAAGTTATGTTCCTCAACTATCACAGTTGGTTGTGGTGGGAGATATAACTAAGGAAAGTCTGTTGGCTAAAATAGATTTCTTGTCAACATGGAAAGCAAATGACCTTCAGGCTCCTACAATTGAGGTAACTCCAAAAAATGAAGGTACAGTACTGTACTTGGTAGATAAGCCAAATGCTCCTCAGTCTGAAATCAGGATAGGTTACGTGACCAACTTGAAATATGATGTAGAGGGTGAATACTTTAAGTCTACGCTGATGAACTACCCATTGGGTGGAGCATTCAACAGCAGAATTAACCTGAACCTGAGAGAGGATAAAGGATGGACATACGGAGCCAGATCAAGTTTTTATGGAGATAAGTTGACTGGAGAGTTTGTAGCATCAGCAGGAGTTAAGGCAGTGGCAACTGACAGTGCCGTGTATGAGATGATGTCTGAGATTCAAGAGTACTATAAGGAAGGCATTACACCGGAAGAGCTTGATTTTATGAAAAGTTCTGTTGGCCAAAAAGATGCGTTGAAGTATGAGACGCCAGGTCAGAAGGCTGCATTCCTAAATAGAATCATTCAATATGATTTGTCAGAAGGTTATGTGAAGAAGCAGAATAAAATCATTTCCAAGATCAAGGCTGAAAACGTTAATGAGCTTGCCCGTAAATACCTTGACCCATCAAAGATGGTGATCATTGTAGTAGGAGATAAAGCATCATTGAAAGATAAATTGGCTCGATTGGGTTATGAAATTGTGGAACTGGATGCAGATGGAAATGAAGTGGCTGTAAAGTAATTGCAGTTTGATTAGAATTTACAAATGAATTGGAGGTATTTGACAAAAGTCAGTGCCTCCAATTTTTTTGTTTTTGCTATTTATGAATGAGGAGGCGATTAGTGATTGAAATTCATTTTCAGTAACAATGTGTAGTAAATAGTAAATTACACATTGATTGATTTTTTATTTTTGTAGGCTGAAGAGGTTAATGTGTGTTAGTTTTTTGGTTACAAAATGCTCTTAAAAGTGAGGTTAAGCGGTTAAGAAGTGATTTTGTAAGTAGAACTTTGTGTTGAGCATTATTTTGGTTTTTATTTTATGTAAATTAGGGCATTCCTTTAAATAGCTAATTGTTTTAGACCTAATCTGCCTTTTGGATTAGGTCTTTTTTATATTTCGTTAATGTTATAGTGAAACTGTGTATTTAAAATATAATTCATTGTGTGTATAATGAAACAACAAACTTGTTAGGTGGTTTGAAATTCAAAATGCATTTCTTTAATCAATTATGAACTATCAAGTGTTTGAGTTAATATTTTTTAATATTTCTATTTGATTAGGGTAAAAATGAATACACAGTGAAGTCATTTCTTTGGGGACTCCAAATAACTAAACGAAATGACTTTATGAAAAAGCTACCTATTTTGATGACGGCCCTGTTAGTAGCAGGGGCTATTACTTTTAGTTGTGAAGGTCCTGAAGGACCACAGGGACCTGAAGGTTCAGCAGGTGCAGATGGATCGGATGGTTCTGATGGCTCAAATGGCAGAGACTTGACAGAAGAGACGCTAATGCCACTTGAAGTATCAAAAACACCTACTAGTCTTTTGAAATTATCAGGAGAGTTCTCTAATGCGACACTTGAAGTGGTTCTTTCTTCAGAGGATGTTATTCCTGGCTCTCCAGAATTTGTATATGGAAGTATGGCAGATGGCGCTGGTTTGTTGCAGGATACAGACACTTCCTTTATGCTGATCAATAATATTGAAGCAGACTACTCAATTGCTAGAATCTTACTTAATAAAGATCTGAAGCCTTTTCATGGTGAGTATATTGTCAATGCGAACGCAACGGCATTTACAGCACAGTGTTCTGGTAGTATGATTACTCCTAAAGAGCATGGTTTTGGTCCTCTTTACCTTTCAGGTGGTGAGTGGGGTGGAGCTTCCAATGGGGTTTTCGTAACCAGTCCTTACAAAAGTGCTTCTGATGCTAGCTTTGCCAACATGCTTCCTGCGATGGGACAGTGGTCAACTGAAAATGCAGTGGCAATCGGTAAAGATGCATTTCCTGGGAAAACGGTAGTGTTTATTGGTGATGACCACAGTGACAATTCGGTTCCATCTGGTCAGCTAGGTATGTATGTAGGCCCATTTGGTAACCTGAATGCTGGTAAACTTTACGGTTTGAAAGTAACTACAACAGGAGTTACGTATGAAATGGATATGGACGAGGGGGTTGAGTATGATGTTGAGTTTGTTGAGTTGCAAGAAACAGATATGGACTTACTTGATGCTGAGGCAAAGGCAAAAGGGGTAATGGGCTTCTCACGTCTTGAAGACATCGATTGGAGAAGAGGAGACGCTTCGGCACAAAGAGAGATTTACTTCTGTGTGACTGGTAGAAACAAGGAATCTCTAAATGGATTGGGTTCTTTGACTGGTCGTGTATACAAAGTAACCTTGAATGAGAATGATCCAACTGGCGCAGGAAAAATTACATGTGTATTGGATGGTGACAAGGTAGGTGGTAAAGCAGAGATGTTCCATAGCCCTGACAATATCGTGGTAACTGAGAACTACGCTTACATTCAAGAAGACCCGAACGGTGTAGTAAATTCTTACCCTAACAAGGTGGCTGCTGATCACTTTGCAAGACTTTATCAGTATAACCTGAATACAGGCGAGCTGAAAACAGTTTTGGAGTGTAACCAGACTGAAGCAGAAGCACTAGGATACGGAACAACAAACTCTATTTGGGAGATCACAGGTATGATCGATGTGACGGATGTGATTGGGAGCACAGAAAGTACTTTCCTTTTCATGACACAAAATCACGGATGGGTGCCGGCTGAAGGTGCTTTCACTGACCCTACTGCATTCCCTGACGTTGCTAATTCTCCGAAAGAAGGAAGTGTACTTTTCGCTATTAAAGGTTTGGAAAGATAATTTTGACAATATCATGAGTACATTTTTTAAATGTATCAAAGAGGAGGCTTGGATCATAACAAGCCTCTTTTTTGTGTTTTTGATTGGATGTAATACAGTAGAAGAGAAAGCGGAAACACCGGAAGAGATTTTTGCTGTCTTGGACAAAGTGTATAAGGCAGATTTGGATAGCTGTATTTCTTTTGCAGAAGCATTGCAACATAGCTCAACGCAGAAAGACATTGAGCAACAATTCTTAAATGCTCGCACATATTTCAAGAAAATTGAGCCAATTCTCTCATTTGTGGATGTGGAGAATTATGAAACACTCAACCAGCCTAACCTTTTGCAAGTTGAGGAAGAGGATGCGACCAATATTAAGATTTCAGAACCCCAGGGTTTTCAGGTACTGGAAGAAATAATCTTTGCAGATACTTTGGATATAGTGCAGCTTCAGGCCAAAGCTGAATTTGTGGCAAGTCGTCTGAAGTTGATCAGAACCAATACAAAATTGACAGGGTATAAGCCTTACCATTTCTTATGGATGGTCAGAAATGCGATTGTCAGGGTGGCTTTTACAGGTATAACAGGGTTTGATTCCCCTGTTCTTGCTAACTCATTGGATGAGGCTAAGCAAGTTTACGGTAGTCTTCAAAAGTACCTGATACATTTTGAACCCATATTTGCTGACTCAGAAATATATAAGGCTTGGCAGGAAGAGATCAATGCCACAGTGGAAGCATTGTCAGGAGACTTTGACACCTTTGACCGATTCCATTTTATCAAAGACCATACGCATAAACAGGTTGAACTTTGGAACCAAACGGTTAAAGACTGGCAAGTTGAATTTCCTTTGGAGTTGGCATTAAAGAATGATGCAGCAAACCTATTTTCTGCTGAAGCCTACAATATGAAGTTCTTCTCTAGCAGGTTTGCTCCTGAGATAGATGAACAGACAGTAGCTTTGGGAGAACAACTTTTTTATGATACAAACCTTTCATTGGGTAAAGGGCTAAATTGTGGCAGTTGTCACCAGCCAGCACTTGCTTTTACGGATGGAAAAGCAAAATCAATTGGGCGTAATGGGATGGAGCTGGAAAGAAACTCGCCAACGCTGACCTATGCAGCTTTTCAGAAAGGCTTCTTCTTTGACAAACGTGCAGGTAATTTAGAAGGGCAGATCGTTAATGTAGTCAAAAGTGAGATGGAGTTTCATACAGATATGGATTACATCACGCAAGCGGTCAAGAATAATAAGAATTATCAAAAATCATTTCAGCAGGTATTTAAGGATAGTATTTCAGAACGAAATATTAGGAGCGCATTGGCTACGTATGTGAGAAGCTTGGCTCCATTTAACTCAAAGTTTGACAGAAATATAAAAGGAGAGGAAGCTACTTTTACGGAAGAAGAGGTCCTTGGTGCAAACTTATTTTTGGGTAAGGCAGCTTGTGCTACCTGTCATTTTCCTCCATTCTTTAATGGAACAGTTCCTCCACGATTCAAGGAAACAGAATTGGAGTCATTGGGGGTACCCGCTACTGCTGCGAATGACCGAATTGATACTGATCCAGGGAGATGGAATGTCTTTGGGACAGAAGAAAAACGACACTTTTTTAAAACTTCAACGGTTCGCAATATCGCTTTGACAGCTCCTTATATGCACAACGGAGTATATAAGACATTGGAAGAAGTGATGGATTTCTATAATGTAGGAGGAGGTCAAGGTTTGGGTTTGGATGTGCCGTTGCAAACACTTCCTCCTGATTCGTTGAACCTAACTGAAGCAGAGGTACAGGCGATTATAGCATTTATGAAGACGCTAACAGATCAACAAATAGGAGCGTTGACAGCAAAGGTTGAGTAAGTGTTGTCTAAAATATGAAAGACCTGCCCATCTTATTGAGCAGGTCTTTCTCATTATTTATCTTGATGAGTGAGTGTCTATCTTCTTTTTCCTCCACCGATAGTAAAGCCCAAGTTGAAGGTTGCAAAATCAGCGATGCCTTCCCCAGTCATATGATAAGCTACTGATAAATCAACAGGACCCATTTGTAGTCCCAGCTTTGGAGCCAAACCATAATTGTTAATTGGCTCTGATTCAAAACTGTCAATACTTGAGAAGTTATCGTCGAATTTGTAAGTAACGGCAGACATCTTATACATACCTACTCCTAGCCCGATAAATGGTCTTACGACACGGTCTGAAAAGTAAAACTCTCCAGTCAGTAATACAGGAATGATAGTAGGGTCAGATGGTTCAATAGCTCCCTCTGGAAGGTCTTCCACTTGAAGTTCTTCTGCTGAAGATAGTATTACTCCTGCTTGAAGACCAACTGAAAATTGCTCATTTACATTGTATTGTGGGTGAACGTAGAAGCCAACGCCATCTCCACCTAATCCTTTGTCAGTTGACAATGCATACAGACCAGCCAATCCTACTTTGAATTTGTTGTCTGATTTATGCCTTCTTCTGTATTGTGCTTGCGTATCGTTAACCGCAAGTAGGGTTATTATTAGAATTAATAGGGTAAAGAGTGATTTTTTCATTTTTCAAATGGTTGTAGAAAAAGTGGTTTCTGATTTTAGAATTAAATGCATGAAATATGATAACGGTTTTGACAGCAAAAAATTGACCATAATCGTTGTCTGTGTGTATGAAAGATAATTGCGGTTAAAACAGGTTGTTAGAAGCGTTTTTAAGAGTTCAGTTGGGGACGTTAGCTTTTACCAGCTTTTCAAATTGCCGCTTAATTCCGGCAGAAAGCGGGTCTGTATAGTGACTTTGTGTCATAAATTCGATTTCATTTTTCAGCTCAGGGTATTTCTGTGCTATTGTCGCAATAAACTTGAAAGCAGTTATACGAACAGAAGCACTTTTTCCTACTTTTTCCCAAATAGCAATACAGATATCCAACAGTTTGGTTTCTTGTTCTTCATTCAAATCAATTTTTTGAAGCAACTTCAGTAACTCTCTCTGGTGGCCATCAGGTCTAAAAGGGATCGTATCAATAATTTTATCTTTAAACGGTTCAACCCTACTGTCATTAGTGTTCATACAATGTCCTATAAGCCATGTGGCACGCCATGCTAAAGGTTGTTCGTCAGTAACAGCAACTTTTATAGCATCAACAAACTGATCCTGATACAGCTTTAGGAATGAGATCATTTCCTCTTTGGTATGACGTTGAGCAAGTAGCTGAGTAAGTGATGTTTCCATTTTGTGTTGGTTATAAGGTTGAGTATGTATTCAAGCTTTGCTAATACAAAAAAAGCACTTTGAATAACATGTATCCAAAGTGCTTGTAAAATCTATTGTAGTAACTGGAACCCAGTCTCTATAATTATTCCCACTCAATAGTTGCTGGTGGTTTTGAGCTAATGTCATACACTACTCTGTTAACACCTTTCACTCTATTGATGATGTTGTTACTTACTTCTGCCAAGAACTCATATGGAAGGTGTACCCAGTCAGCTGTCATACCATCAAGGCTGGCAACTGCTCTAAGTGCTACTACATTTTCATATGTTCTTTCATCACCCATTACACCAACTGACTGAACAGGTAACAGCATTGCACCTGCTTGCCATACGTCATTGTAAAGGCCTGATGACTTCAGTGAAGAAATGAAGATGTGATCCACTTCCTGTAGTACGCGTACTTTTTCAGCAGTGACATCACCCAAGATACGGATACCAAGGCCTGGACCTGGGAATGGGTGACGTTGCAAGATCGCATCGTCAATTTCCAAAGTGTGACCTACTGCTCTTACTTCATCTTTGAAAAGCGTGTTCAGAGGCTCAACCACTTTTAGTTTCATATAATCAGGTAGACCACCTACGTTGTGGTGTGACTTGATAGTTGCTGAAGGACCTTTTACTGATACTGACTCAATTACGTCAGGGTAAATAGTACCTTGTCCTAACCATTTAGCGTCATCTACCAGTTTTGACTCTTTTTCGAAAACGTCAACGAAAACTTTACCGATCGCCTTACGTTTAGCCTCAGGGTCTTTTACGCCTTCCAGTGCTGCGTAGAATTCATCTTTCGCATTTACACCTTTTACGTTCAAGCCCATGTGCTTGTAAGAATCCAGTACGTCTTCGAACTCATTCTTTCTAAGCAGACCATTGTCTACGAAGATACAGTGCAGGTTAGCGCCAATTGCTTTGTGTAATAACACTGCAGCAACAGATGAATCGACACCACCTGAAAGACCTAGGATCACTTTGTCATTACCTAGTTGTTCTTTCAGTTCAGCAACTGTAGTATCTACAAATGACTCAGGAGTCCAGTCTTGTGAACAACCACAAACACCTACCACAAAGTCTTGCAACATCATTTTACCGTCAGTGGAGTGTGTTACTTCAGGGTGGAATTGCAGACCGAATGTGTCTTCACCTTCGATGCGGTAAGCGGCAACTTTTACATTACTAGTACTAGCAATGATCTTGAAGTTTTCAGGAAGTTCAAGAATGGTGTCACCGTGTGACATCCATACCTGCGAGTTTTCAGGAATACCTTTCAGCAAAGGGCTGTTGTGGTATATGAAATCAAGGTTGGCACGTCCGTACTCTCTTACTTCAGAGCGGGCAATTTTACCACCATTCTGGTGAGCCAACATTTGAGCACCATAACAAACACCCAGCAAAGGCATCTTACCTCTGATATTAGAAACATCAAAGTTGGGAGCGTCTTCTTCCAATACAGAGTGAGGGCTACCTGACAGGATAACACCTTTATACTCTGAGTGGTCGATTGCCGGAGTATGGTTGTATGGATAAATTTCGCAGTAAACGTTTAGTTCCCTGATTCTGCGGGCAATCAGCTGTGTATACTGAGAGCCAAAATCGTAGATTAGAATTTTGTCTGCCATGAGCTTGGAAAGGAGTGATCTTATTCTAAAATCCCTATTTTACTTTATGGGGTGCAAAATTACACCATTTATATTAAAAACCTTGTGAATGAGAATGAAAGTAAAAATTCTTGCTAGCTAAAATAGTAAAAGTAGGCTAATTAGATCATTGCGGTACCATACCGCATAGGGTTATCAATGTTGTGGGTTTGATTAAATTGATTGTGAGGGATTTTTGAATTTGGAATTACTGTTTTTCAAACGCATTTTTATACAGATTTTTTACCTCTGTTAATTAGAGGTAATAGTACTTTTTAAGTAGTCGCAGATTATTTTTTAAATCTTTTTTATCTAAATCCTATTTCAAAATGAAAACATTAAAAATTTTAATGGGGATGCTGTTTGCTGCCAATATGGTATCAGCACAAGCAGTTATCCAACCTGATTGGACTGTACTTTCTTCTAAATTTGTTTATGACAAACAAGAATTGAAAGAAGAGGAGTTTAAAGACTTTGAGAACATCTCAGACATTTCTTTTGCAAAAAATGGAGATATTTATTTTGCAGCGGACAAACATTCACCATCAGTTTTTAGAAATGGTGAACTAAGTGTCGTGGATGTACCTGATTATAAAGAAGGGCTTGGAAGTAGAATTGGAGAAGATGGACATGGTAACCTATGGGTGTCAAATTTTCATCAGCTCTTATATCGTACGCCTGATGATGAGTGGCATAATGTAGAATTGACAAAAGAGAAGGATGTAATTTCAGCAGGCGATATTCCGATGATGAATATCACAGATATGGTTGCGTCAGATAAAGGAGTATATGTCACAGGGTTGCAACAGTATAAGCATACAAATAAGCTGGGTATAATACAGTGGCTACAAAAATATGATGGTGTAGCTTTCTTTGATGGTACCGATTGGAAAATGCATACTCTTCCAGATAGCATGAGTAATATGGCTTTGTATAACCTTGAAATAAGCCAATCAGGTAGTCTTACAGCTATTGGGTTGGAGTATTGGGCTGTATCTGATACTTATTCATATTTTCTTGTTGAGTTGAAAGATGGAGAATGGACA
This portion of the Limibacter armeniacum genome encodes:
- a CDS encoding outer membrane beta-barrel protein, which produces MKKSLFTLLILIITLLAVNDTQAQYRRRHKSDNKFKVGLAGLYALSTDKGLGGDGVGFYVHPQYNVNEQFSVGLQAGVILSSAEELQVEDLPEGAIEPSDPTIIPVLLTGEFYFSDRVVRPFIGLGVGMYKMSAVTYKFDDNFSSIDSFESEPINNYGLAPKLGLQMGPVDLSVAYHMTGEGIADFATFNLGFTIGGGKRR
- the guaA gene encoding glutamine-hydrolyzing GMP synthase, producing MADKILIYDFGSQYTQLIARRIRELNVYCEIYPYNHTPAIDHSEYKGVILSGSPHSVLEEDAPNFDVSNIRGKMPLLGVCYGAQMLAHQNGGKIARSEVREYGRANLDFIYHNSPLLKGIPENSQVWMSHGDTILELPENFKIIASTSNVKVAAYRIEGEDTFGLQFHPEVTHSTDGKMMLQDFVVGVCGCSQDWTPESFVDTTVAELKEQLGNDKVILGLSGGVDSSVAAVLLHKAIGANLHCIFVDNGLLRKNEFEDVLDSYKHMGLNVKGVNAKDEFYAALEGVKDPEAKRKAIGKVFVDVFEKESKLVDDAKWLGQGTIYPDVIESVSVKGPSATIKSHHNVGGLPDYMKLKVVEPLNTLFKDEVRAVGHTLEIDDAILQRHPFPGPGLGIRILGDVTAEKVRVLQEVDHIFISSLKSSGLYNDVWQAGAMLLPVQSVGVMGDERTYENVVALRAVASLDGMTADWVHLPYEFLAEVSNNIINRVKGVNRVVYDISSKPPATIEWE